The Cellulophaga lytica DSM 7489 nucleotide sequence AAAACAACTTCTCCTACCCTGTATGGATTTTCTTCTCCAGAAAAACCAGTGTAAGTATGTGTTAACCCACTACTTGTAAAATCTACCAGCGGATAATTTAAATCTTTTACTGTGTCTACAGAAAACTCAGATATATGTCGGTCTCCAGATAATATCATTGCGCCTTTAGCCTTAGTTTTTACTAAAAGTTTTTTAAGTTTGTCTACCTCATGCGGAAAATTTCCCCATCCTTCAAAACCGTGCTTGTTAGATAAATATTGTACACTACTAATTAAAATATTAAAATCTGCTTCAGAATTATTTAGCTCTTCTGTTAACCATTTCCATTGCTCTTCTCCTAAAATAGTTCCTTCTCCGTAAACATTTGGTTGCACACGCCTTTTGTTGTCTGTAGCTGGTGTTAGTGCTGTTCTAAAATAGCGCGTATCTAAAACTAATACCTTTACTTTTGCTTTTGGCAAGTTGTAATTATGTACTGCATAAACACCTTCTCTTTGTCTACGCGGACTATCTTTAGCAACATCCATAAAGTCTAAAAACTCTTGTTCACTTTCTTTTTTAGCCTTAAACTCTACTCCACCGTCATTTAAACCATAATCATGATCATCCCAAGTACCAATTACTGGTACAGTTTCTTTTAACTTTTTGTAACCAGGCACATTGTCTTGAGCTGCATATATAGCTCTTAACTGCTGCATATTATCTGTATCTGCATAAATATTATCTCCTCCCCAAATCCACAAATTAGGATTGGCTGCTAAAACATCATCCCACAAAGGGTTTACCTCATCATGTTTGTTACAAGATCCAAAAGCAATGGTAAAATCTGGCTTAGTTTCTGTAGTTACAGTAGTTTCTACAGGTTTTACTGTTTTACATGCGCTAAAAGCAACCAATAAACCAAGTACAAAAATAGTTTTCTTCAAAATATTAAAATTATAGTTTAAGTAACAATTTTAAGACTATTTTTTCACATACTAAAGCATTACATAAGGTATTAACCAAAACATAAGATTGGCAGTTATAAAAAGCTACCGGTATTTTGAGCATTTACTAAAAACACTATCTTTGGTGCATATGAATAAAGAAGATAGTAAAACGGTGAAGTCCTTACTTAGCTCACCACACAAAATAGTTATAATACCACACAAAAATCCAGATGGTGACGCCATAGGTTCTACCTTAGGACTAATGCATTACCTTAAAAACAAAGGACAACAAGCAGTTGTAATAGCTCCTAATGACTTTCCTAAGTTTTTAAAATGGATGCCAGGACAAGAAGAAATTATCATTTTTGAAAATGACAAAGAAGTAGCTGAAAAATATATTACAGAAGCTAGTATAATTTTTACACTAGATTTTAATCATTTATCTAGGGTTGGTTTTATGCAAGAAACCTTAGAAGCTGCAGAAGGTACCTTTATTATGATAGATCATCACCAAGCACCATCAGACTACGCAAAAGTTACATATTCTGATGTGCATATGAGTTCTACTTGTGAAATGGTATATAATTTTATTGAAGCCATTGAACAAGACACTAGCAAAATTACAAGTAAAATAGCAAACTGCTTGTATACTGGTATAATGACAGATACTGGATCTTTTAAATACTCATCTACAACAAGCAGAACACACCGCGTAGTTGCAGATTTAATTGATAAAGGAGCAGAAAATATGGCTATACACAATAAGGTGTTTGACACCAATTCTCCTAGTAGATTACATATTTTAGGTTGTGCCCTAAAAAATATGGTTATACTAGAAGATTACCATACTGCATACATTACACTTAGCCAAGAAGAGTTAGATGAAAATGAATTTAAAAAAGGAGATACAGAGGGTATAGTTAATTACGGACTTACTTTAGACAATATTATTTTTGCTGTTATTTTTATTGAAAATAAAGATGAAGGAATTATAAAAATATCATTTAGATCTCAAGGCAATTTTTCTGTAAACGAATTTGCAAGAGCGCATTTTGAAGGTGGCGGGCACGACAATGCTGCTGGTGGTAAAAGCAATGTTTCTTTAGAAGAAACCACAGCAAAATTTGTTGCTTTGTTAGACAGTTATAAAGATCAATTAAAAGGATGAAAAAAGTTATATACTTAGCACTAATACTTTGCTTTATAAGTTGTGATGGTCCAGAACCAAGAAGACCTATAGAAGTAAAAACAGGTAGTTACATAAAACAATCTATAAAACGAAATAAATTACTACTTGCAGAAGAAGAAGCAATTATACAACGAATAATAAAAAAAGATACTGCCCACAACTACACAAGTGGCACAAATGGAGCTTGGTATTTTTACAATAAAAAAAACCAAGAGCAAACACAAACCATAAAACCAGATGATTTGGTTACTATGCGTTATAGTTTATTAGACCTTAATAATGATACTATTTATGGTTTTAATGAAATTGGGACCATACAATATAAAGTAGACAAGCAAGAACTATTTTTAGGCCTACGTACAAGTGTAAAACTCTTAAAAGAAAATGAGACTGCTACCTTTTTATTTCCTTCTTCTTTAGGCTACGGCTACCACGGAGACGATAATAAAATAGGAACCAACATACCTTTAAAAGCAGTAGTATCTATATTAAAAGTAGAAAAAGA carries:
- a CDS encoding alkaline phosphatase D family protein; translation: MKKTIFVLGLLVAFSACKTVKPVETTVTTETKPDFTIAFGSCNKHDEVNPLWDDVLAANPNLWIWGGDNIYADTDNMQQLRAIYAAQDNVPGYKKLKETVPVIGTWDDHDYGLNDGGVEFKAKKESEQEFLDFMDVAKDSPRRQREGVYAVHNYNLPKAKVKVLVLDTRYFRTALTPATDNKRRVQPNVYGEGTILGEEQWKWLTEELNNSEADFNILISSVQYLSNKHGFEGWGNFPHEVDKLKKLLVKTKAKGAMILSGDRHISEFSVDTVKDLNYPLVDFTSSGLTHTYTGFSGEENPYRVGEVVFVKSFGLLNFDFDTKTVNFKMIGDNGKVLGELKQTY
- a CDS encoding DHH family phosphoesterase, with protein sequence MNKEDSKTVKSLLSSPHKIVIIPHKNPDGDAIGSTLGLMHYLKNKGQQAVVIAPNDFPKFLKWMPGQEEIIIFENDKEVAEKYITEASIIFTLDFNHLSRVGFMQETLEAAEGTFIMIDHHQAPSDYAKVTYSDVHMSSTCEMVYNFIEAIEQDTSKITSKIANCLYTGIMTDTGSFKYSSTTSRTHRVVADLIDKGAENMAIHNKVFDTNSPSRLHILGCALKNMVILEDYHTAYITLSQEELDENEFKKGDTEGIVNYGLTLDNIIFAVIFIENKDEGIIKISFRSQGNFSVNEFARAHFEGGGHDNAAGGKSNVSLEETTAKFVALLDSYKDQLKG
- the gldI gene encoding gliding motility-associated peptidyl-prolyl isomerase GldI, which translates into the protein MKKVIYLALILCFISCDGPEPRRPIEVKTGSYIKQSIKRNKLLLAEEEAIIQRIIKKDTAHNYTSGTNGAWYFYNKKNQEQTQTIKPDDLVTMRYSLLDLNNDTIYGFNEIGTIQYKVDKQELFLGLRTSVKLLKENETATFLFPSSLGYGYHGDDNKIGTNIPLKAVVSILKVEKDSILN